From the Triticum urartu cultivar G1812 chromosome 4, Tu2.1, whole genome shotgun sequence genome, the window TATGTCGATGCACATGCGTCATCCGGCAACTCCATCACACTACACTAAACATTCCATCGGACTAcaaaaatttggcatgtttggTTATGATGGAGTTCATCCACGGCTACCCTTTTCCTTTCCCGGCGCCCTTGTCGTCCTTCTCGCGGAAGTACCTTATTTGGAGTTGTCCTCCTTCGGTGGTAGTCCGGCCACGGCATGGACCGCTCGATTCTGCTATCGGGCGAGGGCGAGTGTGTTCCTCTGCCGCCGTTTCTTCACAATGCGGGGCAGATGGCTTCCTCCTCTCCGGCCGCCCGCGCCGCCACATCAGCCGCCTCTGCCGCCGTCATTTCTGCCGCGATATGAGCCTCGGCGGCCCTTATCTTCTCCTTCCCACGGCGGGCCGCCCATTCCCGGTGGGACTCATAGTCTGCCCGCTCGGTGATAGGGAAGGAGAGGTGTTCAGACCGAGACCGCTAGGATCCAGCACTAGAGGACTCGAGCGCCAGGCAAGCCTACGCTTTGGCGTCGCGGCGGACGGATCCGTCCGTTGGCCAGGCGCTGTCCTCACGGGAGCAGCGAAGTGCAACGCGGACTGTCATTGCCTCCTCCAACCCACACGGGATGACATCCCCAGTCGACGGATCCAGACTGGTCGGAGTCCAATTCACTGCCCGCCATGCCGGAGACGGCGCCGGAGGCGAGTTTGGGTGGCGGAGGGGAGGGAGGGAGTGGAGTGAAGCGGTTAGGATTTGCTCCGACGAGAGGATGGGGACGAAAATAAGTGGGGTCGCGTGGCCAGCATGGGTCAGGTCTACGTGGCGAGCGTGCCCGGGCGCCCCTATACCCATcccatatttgggctggatatggaGGTGCCGGTCAGTCCGGGCGTTTGAGACCCGTTTGAGACGTCCGTCTGAGTCGAAAAAACGTGACCGGTCAGTGACCGAGTAGCCCGCCCGAGCGTATGAAGCGGGTTTAAGAGGTCCGGCTTTAGATGTTCTTATTACTCCACCTCATCTCCGGCCAAACTTTATATTTAAAGAAAACGATTACATCCGCCGTAGTTCGGTAATTACGCAATTATTTCTCTCTCGAGCAGATAGGGAAAAAAAAGAACAAAATTACACAAACACGTACACGGCGAAGTATTGTTCGGCTGAAAAAAGGTCAATTGACAGTGTTATTAGTGGAGTATATAGTACCTGTTACCACACGCTGAAGAAATGATCAGATCAGATCAGACAGATTACAAGTCTACGGTGTGAGCTTCGCGGCAGCTGGCTGTCGCCTTCAACGACGTACCCTCCTGTATAGAGTATAGACGTACGGCTCATTCGGGTCAAGGGAACGCCGGTTTGACTTGAGGCTAATTTTCCTTGTGCTTATCACCAATCAAACACGGATGGATTAATTAACATGCTGAACAATTCGGTACAGTGCAAAAATTTAAACCCGCGGCCTCGATCCGAAACCAGTAGACACGAGCTATATATAAGCATCCCATTCCCGGCACAGAACAACAACTACCCGGCGACATCGATCGAACACAAAGAGCTCATCACATCTTTCTAGTTCACCGGCCGTTGTCGAGATGAAGCCCGCCGCGCAGCCGGTCACCGGCGTCCCCGTCGGCGGCGCCCCCGCCCCAGCCGCCTGGTCCTCCGGCCTCTTCGACTGCTTCGACGACTGCGGCCTCTGTACGCGCATATACCCTACCTCTCGTGCCAATCTTCCTCCAACTCGTCTCCATGTCTCACATGCGTGTCTAACACATGTGACCTATGATCCATGCAGGTTGCCTGACGTGCTGGTGCCCTTGCATCACGTTTGGCAAGGTGGCGGAGATCGTGGACAGGGGCTCGACGTCGTGCGGCACCAGCGGGGCGCTCTACGCGCTGCTGGGGTCGCTCACGGGGTGCCACTGGATCTACTCCTGCACGTACAGGTCCAAGATGCGCGCCCAGTACGCGCTCCCGGACGAGCCCTGCTGCGACTGCTGCGTCCACTTCTGCTGCGAGACCTGCGGCCTCATCCAGCAGTACAAGGAGCTCAAGGCCCGTGGCTACGACCCCGACATTGGCTGGCACCTCAACGTCGAGCGCGGCAACGGCGGCGCCGGTGCTGGCGGCGTCAACCCGCCCGGCATGCAGGAGATGGGCCGCTAGATCGTCAAACTCTGCCGTACGTGTGGGTGGAGGATCGCTCGAGCAAGTGTTCCAGGTGCTTGGTAAGTTATTGCATAGTAGTACGTACTTGTAGCTTTGTTAAGTTCCGAATGCATGTGGTGCGGTGGAGGAGTATGTTGTATTGGAGTACATGGTGATGTGATAAGTTGCCGTCAGGAGTGGGAGGAGGAGCAAGCGGACAGGAGTAATGCCACGATGCATTTTGTTCAGTGTACTGTATATTTGTATTTATTCATCGTATTGTATATTTGTACAAATAAAATCGAGCAAACGACGGGATCACCGTACTTTTACTAGGCCAGAGCATCTATAACTGGTCTACTCAAACCCTTTCTATACGCCCATGCAGGTGGCCCGATTAATGACTGATCACAAAGTCCCGACCCAGACGAGCTCATACCGGCCTTATAGATCCGAGCTAACCAGCACCTCCTCGTATTCAGCCCAAATCCGAGGCGGACATGGGGAGGTGCAAGCGGATCCACGCGTGTCCGTCACGTTTGATCCGGGCCAAGTTGGCACACCCAAAGCGTCCATAAATTTATCATCATCCGCATCCTGAACCAAACGCTAGCCACTCCACTCCGTCGCCAAGCTCCCTTCCGGCGACCTGCGGCCTTCTTTGACATGACGGACAGCGGATCT encodes:
- the LOC125552955 gene encoding cell number regulator 10-like, with protein sequence MKPAAQPVTGVPVGGAPAPAAWSSGLFDCFDDCGLCCLTCWCPCITFGKVAEIVDRGSTSCGTSGALYALLGSLTGCHWIYSCTYRSKMRAQYALPDEPCCDCCVHFCCETCGLIQQYKELKARGYDPDIGWHLNVERGNGGAGAGGVNPPGMQEMGR